The Rhipicephalus microplus isolate Deutch F79 unplaced genomic scaffold, USDA_Rmic scaffold_120, whole genome shotgun sequence genomic sequence AGGCGTTCGAAAGATGCGCAAGCTTTCCTTGCGagtttcggagcctgttgactggccctttgaGCGATGATGTGCCGCTCAGACACGATGCCCGGCCCGCGGTTTCGGACTTCCCAGGGGTAAAGGTTGGGAAAAGCACAGAGTTCTTGACATACATTATCAGGATTTCTCGTCAGTCACAACTGCCAAAGAACCTGCATGGCAGGAACAACGCACTTTGAACCATGAAGGGGGCACGTCCGACTGAGTACGGGTATGGGGCAGACATGGCGCTAGGGGGTAGGGGGAGGGGCTGGTCTCCCCTCCGCTTCCCTTTTACGTACGCCGCAATGAAATCAGATGAATGTGCTTGTATCCCAGTGCGTCTATCTTACCATAACTTGTCGGTGTGCTCTGCTCACTGCTTTGTGTATTCTTACTCTTCCTGCGAAATGTCTGTGCAATATTTCTCGCCTTCTGTAACATCTACTTATACCGCCTACATACCGAAAAAAATGGTGCATTTGATGTCGGACAGTCGCACATGGCATAGCCACCTAGTGAGCTATTTGGCAAGAGTCCGCTAAATAGATTATATATTCCAGCACACACTGATTAGATGGAGCTTCAGAACGACTGGACCGGCAGCAATAGTGACCGTTCTTATCAAGCCTTATCCAGAAATGGTGAGATGCTAGAACGGGCCGTCCACTTAGAGGAATCGTAATGGAAGTTCACGCACTGTGATGGTCGAGATAACCAGTCACAAAACCTTCCTCGTTACCTTTTCCAGGCTTGAATCAGATCTCGTCACGCTTCATCTTGATGTTCTTTCTTCCATGGCCTAAGAGCCCTCATACTAATTGTTGGACCCTCCGAACAGAAAATAGGGCGTGTGAGAAAGGCATGAATGAGACTGTGCACAACAAATCAGGGCCTTTATTAGGTATGGTACTTCTTAAAACATAGTTCGCACCAGAACGCAAGACACCTTAGCTGCTTTGTGGTTTATTTCAAGAGTGAATAAACCTAACCGATTGAGGGCAGCATTTATTTCCACGAAATGAGCAGGTATTCGGTGGTTCGCCATTACACTGCTAGTATGAGTCATCGCCGCCATACGAAGGAGCGTAGTGGCTTCCATGCGATGAGCTGCCATAGCTTCTGTAGCTGGGTGTCTCGTACGAACTGTGCCCCATACTATACATAGAATTGTGCTCGCAATGATGTCCATAGCCGCTGTCGTGCTCGTGGCCACCACCATGGCTTCCACCATAGCCACTACTGTAGCCACTGCCGTAGCCACTGCCATAGGCACTACCATAGCCACTGCCATAGCCACTGCCGTAACCACTGCCGTAACCACTGCCGTAGCCGCTGCTATGGCCACTGCCACCATAGCTACCGTACCCACCGCCATAATCGCTACCGTAGCTCCCACCATACGGTGAACAGAGGGCTGCGGTAGTCAGGGCGGACGCCACCAAGAGTAGTAGAGTCTGCGAtacaagccatttgaaatttcgACACACTCATTGCTTGATGTATTATCTTTTCAATACTGAACAGAAAAGATGCCGGTGCAAATTTTAGAAACCATTATGACACCATTGCAATATTCGGGACCGACATGTTTAAGATAGCCTAAGGAATTAAATAGGTGTTGCAGTCTGCTACGTAAAATTAAGCCATTACAAAGTAACTATTCTTTTTCTGTATTTCGCGAGAATATCTGAAATAACACATATATTATTAACGTGACCTCATGATCAAATGAAAATCGAATTCAACTCAAACTACCCATATGAAGAGAAAAACGAATGATGAAAAAAAGTTATAGATAATTCATCATCACAGTTACAAGTAATAAGTATGGTGCACACGACGCAGCATACTTATTGCACCTTAGAAAACTATTTGTCCTCCTTACTGTCAGCATAGCCCCAATATATTACTATCGCGTAGTACCTGCACATCGAGAAAGCTGGTAAAGATTTCTTCAAGTAAGGGCACACTTCAAGTGTGGTTTTCACTTCTGGAAATTTTGATAGTTATGCTTTTAGATATGAACTCAAGCCAACTTTTCGGTCAGCCAAAGCGTGCCATAGCTCAGAGTATGATTTAAAACTCACCGTCTCTATCatcttgaaaataaaaattgttcgCGGCCAAATCGTCTCGCTGTCCCGTATGCTTTGACTAGAAGTCGATATTAAGATAGGGCTTATATAGATATTGCGAATACTTGTTTGGAAGCTAGAACCGATTTCACAACAAGTAGCAATTTCCGCGGTGTTTACGTCGTCTCTGTTAACCGCGTTCCGTCACGA encodes the following:
- the LOC119172622 gene encoding uncharacterized protein LOC119172622; the encoded protein is MIETTLLLLVASALTTAALCSPYGGSYGSDYGGGYGSYGGSGHSSGYGSGYGSGYGSGYGSGYGSAYGSGYGSGYSSGYGGSHGGGHEHDSGYGHHCEHNSMYSMGHSSYETPSYRSYGSSSHGSHYAPSYGGDDSY